The Mesorhizobium sp. B2-8-5 genome segment GCACGGCGCCGGTCGGCCTCTGGCGAGGTCGACCAACTGTAGATCTTGCGCTGCGCATGACACCAGGACAGCAGGGACAGAGCCAGCGGATAATCGGGATCGCCCAGCAAAGCCTTCTCAAGCGTCTCGATGGCAATCGCATTGTCCTGGCGGCCGAGCGCCCAGACATGCGGCAGACTGCGCATCACCAGATCGTAGGTTTGCAGGTCGCCCGGCCGCTTGCGGCGCGCACGCTCGATTTCCGCCATCTGGATTGACGGCAGAATCGCGCCTGCGACACCCGCCGTCACATTGTCCTGCAGCGCGAACGCATCCGCGATGTCACCTTTGAAACCTTCCGCCCAGATTAGACTGCCGGTCTCTGCCTCGACCAGCCGCGCCGAGATGCGGATCTGGTCGAGATGCCGGCGCACGCTTCCTTCCAGCACGTAGCGGACGCCGAGCTCGCGGCCGATGCGCGGCAGATCAAGCGCCTGGCCTCGGTAAGCAAAGGCCGAGTTGCGCGAGATGACGAACAGGCCGCGAATGCGCGCTAGCGCCGCCGTGATCTCCTCTACCGTGCCGTCGGCGAGGTAGGATTGCTCGGGGTCCGATGACAGATTCTCGAATGGAAGCACGACGAGCGACGGCTTGTCGGGGAGCTGAGGCGACGGACGCGCATCGACGGCTGGCGGTCCCTCCAGCACTTCGCCGGGGAACATGTAGCCGCGGCGCGGCATGGTGCGGATCAGCGTCTGCGCTTTGTCGCCTAGCGCGCGGCGGATGTCGCTGATGCATTGGGTGAGCGAATCTTCGGTGACGATCACGTCGCTCCACACCGCATGCAGAAGCTCGTCCTTCGGCACCAGCCGGCCGGCGTTGCGGATAAGAAAAATCAGCAGATCGAGCGATTTCGGTCGCAGCGCGATCTCGCCTGAACCGTCGCGCAACACTCCGGCGCGCGTGTCGAGGCTGAAGCCGGCGAAGCTGTAGATCGGCTGTGGCTCGACGTTCATCGCGACTGTCTGATCCTCAGAATTTTCAGAGCTTCGTCAGTACTCTTTCAGGCCGCTTTCCGGACAAGCATCTCGAAACGGCGCAATCTCGCACTCAACGATGAAGGTGGCAAGAAACCCAAGCCGCAACGCGTGGGCAAGATCGCTGCAACCGGTGCGCAGGCCAAGGCCGCGCCGAATGCCGGCGATCGCAACAGGAGGCAACCATGTCGAGCACGGAGACAAACGCCATGACAACGACCGATCATTCGATTGGTGCCGAAACCGGCTACCGGCGGCACGCTCTCGTCTCGCTTTTCCGGATGTACGAGGCGGTGAAATGGACGCTGTTGTGGCTGCCACGGTTCTGGAAGGCGCGCAGCCAGCTCGCATGTCTGGCCGCCATGAGCGAATGCGAGCGTCGCGATATCGGCCTTACCAGCTGCGATCTCGAGAACGCCTTTGCCTTGCCGGTCGACCGCGACCCGACAGAAATGCTGGCGCAGGTGGTGACAGACCGCCGCCTTCGCCGCGAACACTGATTGGAGAGCGGCCAGGTTTCGGCTGCGCCTTGAGCATTCGCCACGGAGTAGACCTGAGTGTCTGCGCGGTGGGCTGCTCGTGACGCATCGGCACCGAGGCCATCCGATCAACGAAAAACCACGGCCTGTCGCTGCCGGGCTTTTCTGTTTCGGTCAGTCGGCCACAGTCGCCTCAGTGATCAAACGCCTTGACGATTTCCTCGGTCATCTTCTTGGCGTCGCCCAATAGCATCATGGTGCCGTCCTTGTAGAACAGCGTGTTGTCGATGCCGGCATAGCCGGAGCCGAGCGAGCGCTTGACGAATAGGCAGGTGCGGGCCTTGTCGACGTCGAGGATCGGCATGCCGTAGATCGGCGAGGACTTATCGTCGCGCGCGGACGGGTTGGTGACGTCGTTGGCGCCGATGACATAGGCGACGTCCGCCTGCGCGAACTCCGAGTTGATGTCCTCCAGCTCGAACACCTCGTCGTAAGGCACGTTGGCCTCGGCCAAGAGCACGTTCATGTGGCCGGGCATACGGCCGGCCACCGGATGGATGGCGTATTTCACCTCGACGCCGGCGGCCTTGAGCTTGTCGGCCATCTCGCGCAGCGCGTGCTGCGCCTGGGCGACCGCCATGCCGTAGCCGGGCACGATGATGACCTTCTGCGCGTTCATCATCAGATAGGCGGCGTCATCGGCCGAGCCCTGCTTGACGGTGCGCTCGATGCCGTCGTCGGCAACCGCGGCCGTCTCGCCGCCGAAGCCGCCGAGGATGACCGAGATGAAGGAGCGGTTCATGCCCTTGCACATGATGTAGGACAGGATCGCGCCGGACGAGCCGACCAGCGCGCCGGTGATGATCAGCGCCAGATTGCCGAGGGTGAAACCAAGCGCGGCAGCCGCCCAGCCCGAGTAGGAATTCAGCATCGACACCACGACCGGCATGTCGGCGCCGCCGATCGGGATGATCAAGAGCACGCCGAGCACCAGCGAGGCGGCGACGATCAGCCAGAAGACGAGCTTCGATTCCGTGGTGACCAACAGCACGATCAGCACCACCAACGCGATGCCGAGCGCGATGTTGATGAGATGTCGGCCGCCGATCATGATCGGCTTGCCGGACATGCGGCCGTCGAGCTTGAGGAAGGCGATGACCGAGCCGGTGAAGGTGATGGCGCCGATGGCTACGCCCAGGCTCATTTCGACCAGCGCCTGCGCATGGATGTCGCCCGCCGTGCCGATGCCGAAGCTCTCCGGCGCGTACATGGCGGCAGCCGCCACCATCACGGCGGCGAAGCCGACGAGCGAGTGGAAGGCGGCGACCAGCTGCGGCATCGAGGTCATGGCGATGCGGCGCGCGGTGACCGCGCCGATGCCGCCACCGATGGCCAGCCCGAGCACGATCCAGCCGAAACGGCCGACCGAGGGAGCCAAAGGCAAAGCCAATGCCAGCGTGGTGGCGATAGCGATCGCCATACCGATCATGCCGAAGAGATTGCCTCGCCGGCTGGTGGTGGGATGCGACAGCCCGCGCAGCGCCAGGATGAACAGGATGCCGGAGACGAGATAGAGGAAGGAAGCCAGATTGACGGTCACGTCACTTTTCCTTCTTCTTGTACATGGCGAGCATGCGCTGGGTGACCAGGAAGCCGCCGAAGATGTTGACCGAGACCAGCACCAGGGCGACGAAACCGAAGCCGGCGGCGAGCCCGGAGGCCGAGATGCCGACGGCGAGCAGCGCGCCGACGACAATGACCGATGAAATGGCGTTGGTGACGGCCATCAGCGGTGTGTGCAGCGCCGGCGTCACCGACCAGACGACATAATAGCCGACGAAGATCGCCAGCACGAAGATGGCGAGTTGGAAGACGAAGGGATCGACGGCGCCACCAGACAGCGCGTGCGCCGCGTTACCGGCAGCCTCGCCTGCGGGCGCGTTGGCAAGATCCTGCACCGCAAGGCGAACGGCGGCAGTCGCCTGATCGAGTTGGTCGAGGGCTTTCTGCAAGGCGTCCATCACGCGGTCCCCTTAGGCTTGGCTGCGGACTTCTTCTTCGGCGCCGGTCTGGCGTCGGCGACCATGCTCGTCGCCGGAATGGCCGCCGGCTCGGTGCGCGGCTGCTCGACCGCCTTGGCGAAGTTCGGATGCACCACCTTGCCGGCGTCGGTCAGCATCGTGGCCTTGACCAGATCGTCGTCGCGCCTGATGGCAAGCTGCTTCGCCGCCTTGTCGACCATCGTCTCGAGGAAGGCGTATAGGTTCTTGGCGTAGAGCAGCGAGGCGGATGCGGCGACACGGCCCGGCACGTTGAGGTGGCCGACGATCTTGACGCCATTCCCAGTCATCACGACCTTGCCCGGCACCGCGCCCTCGACATTGCCGCCGCGCTCGACGGCGAGGTCGACGATCACCGAGCCCGGCTTCATCGAGGCAACCATGGCGGCCGAGACCAGCTTCGGCGCCGGACGGCCCGGTATCAGCGCGGTGGTGATAACGATGTCCTGCTTGGCGATGTGCTCGGCGGTGAGCGCCGCCTGCTTGGCCTGGTATTCCTTCGACATTTCCTTGGCGTAGCCGCCGGCCGTCTCGGCCGCCTTGAACTCCTCGTCCTCGACCGCCAGAAATTTTGCGCCGAGCGACTGCACCTGCTCCTTCACCGCCGGGCGCACGTCGGTGGCGGTGACGACAGAGCCGAGGC includes the following:
- a CDS encoding NAD(P)(+) transhydrogenase (Re/Si-specific) subunit beta, yielding MTVNLASFLYLVSGILFILALRGLSHPTTSRRGNLFGMIGMAIAIATTLALALPLAPSVGRFGWIVLGLAIGGGIGAVTARRIAMTSMPQLVAAFHSLVGFAAVMVAAAAMYAPESFGIGTAGDIHAQALVEMSLGVAIGAITFTGSVIAFLKLDGRMSGKPIMIGGRHLINIALGIALVVLIVLLVTTESKLVFWLIVAASLVLGVLLIIPIGGADMPVVVSMLNSYSGWAAAALGFTLGNLALIITGALVGSSGAILSYIMCKGMNRSFISVILGGFGGETAAVADDGIERTVKQGSADDAAYLMMNAQKVIIVPGYGMAVAQAQHALREMADKLKAAGVEVKYAIHPVAGRMPGHMNVLLAEANVPYDEVFELEDINSEFAQADVAYVIGANDVTNPSARDDKSSPIYGMPILDVDKARTCLFVKRSLGSGYAGIDNTLFYKDGTMMLLGDAKKMTEEIVKAFDH
- a CDS encoding Re/Si-specific NAD(P)(+) transhydrogenase subunit alpha, with product MGQIVFIPREVDPNEPRVAASPETVKRLTGLGFDVIVEKGAGLGSRIPDQDFTAAGGAIGTAADAKKADVVLKVRRPTDAELKGYKSGAAVIAIMDPYGNDAAVAAMAKAGITAFSMEFMPRITRAQSMDVLSSQANLAGYQAVIDAAAEYDRALPMMMTAAGTVPAAKTFIMGVGVAGLQAIATARRLGSVVTATDVRPAVKEQVQSLGAKFLAVEDEEFKAAETAGGYAKEMSKEYQAKQAALTAEHIAKQDIVITTALIPGRPAPKLVSAAMVASMKPGSVIVDLAVERGGNVEGAVPGKVVMTGNGVKIVGHLNVPGRVAASASLLYAKNLYAFLETMVDKAAKQLAIRRDDDLVKATMLTDAGKVVHPNFAKAVEQPRTEPAAIPATSMVADARPAPKKKSAAKPKGTA
- a CDS encoding winged helix-turn-helix domain-containing tetratricopeptide repeat protein, encoding MNVEPQPIYSFAGFSLDTRAGVLRDGSGEIALRPKSLDLLIFLIRNAGRLVPKDELLHAVWSDVIVTEDSLTQCISDIRRALGDKAQTLIRTMPRRGYMFPGEVLEGPPAVDARPSPQLPDKPSLVVLPFENLSSDPEQSYLADGTVEEITAALARIRGLFVISRNSAFAYRGQALDLPRIGRELGVRYVLEGSVRRHLDQIRISARLVEAETGSLIWAEGFKGDIADAFALQDNVTAGVAGAILPSIQMAEIERARRKRPGDLQTYDLVMRSLPHVWALGRQDNAIAIETLEKALLGDPDYPLALSLLSWCHAQRKIYSWSTSPEADRRRALGLAERSAELNGDDPFSLAVLGAAHTVSGNFVTAGALLEKACSIDPNSAFAWNRSGWVAAYRDEVERAAECFERSLRLGPFDPMVYTCHLGLAVVHFSARRPGQAADLYLRILAEHPNALWILRTLMPALVEAGRLDEARQQMVRCQREYPELTLRTVRDSMPFRAEILDRHENALRSLGMPE
- a CDS encoding NAD(P) transhydrogenase subunit alpha, whose translation is MDALQKALDQLDQATAAVRLAVQDLANAPAGEAAGNAAHALSGGAVDPFVFQLAIFVLAIFVGYYVVWSVTPALHTPLMAVTNAISSVIVVGALLAVGISASGLAAGFGFVALVLVSVNIFGGFLVTQRMLAMYKKKEK